From the genome of Primulina huaijiensis isolate GDHJ02 chromosome 11, ASM1229523v2, whole genome shotgun sequence:
TATATCACAATAGAGAATACAAATTTGACATTCATGATTCatgtaaaaatttaaataattaagagCACGAATGAGAATTTTAGAGAATATTATGATTCGGATACAGCGGGCTACGAAATCCGGAACACAAATCATAGAAGTTCGGgcgatatttttaaaaattaatttttcaaataaaaacttACGAACATTTAAANCCCATTGATCATATTCtccaactagcatttttcacACACAACAtggatataatataaatttatatattttaattcatagTTTGTTTTTACAAtctaaactatatatatatattatggaaagaaataaaatataacaataaatgatatggattattttaaattattaatcttttaatgaattttaaatattttgaggtattttagattttttttaaaaaaaaaaaaaacccttgcCACGCCAAAATTAAAGTACTAGAAATCTAATTTCATATTTAAACTTGGAGATGCAACATCttaaattttaactttaaagttGTGAACGCTTAAATCCAAGAACAAATAAATAGAAGATTTATAAACATCTTTACTATTATATAATGTCCAAACTCCTCAGAATAATATTAATGAATGTCAAAATTTACCACTACCAgtgcaaaaaatttaaatatcactAAAAAACTTCTCACATTCTTCTCCCAATATCTCATTATTCTAATCACTATCCCATTATCTTAACATAAAagcaaatataaataaattcaaatttacaaaacaaattttaattacaaattttttttttagttttatgcTTGATGCACTAGTTAAAATAAGCGTAGAGCTCTAACTAAATAGAAAAGTTATGAACATTGAATGTTTCATGGTTTATATATCAATCTCGTTATTATGAAAGATAAGTACAAAAAATCATAAACGAAATAGCTTGACAATAGGATAAAGCTGGACCAAATAAATTCATACAATTTTCAGTATTTGTATTAAATCATACGGTTGGCATTAGATTTCGTTTGTTTTTGTGTTGCATACTCGTTGGTAAAGCTTAGAATATCATCGTTTGAGAAATCTTTTCTTTTGCTACAGATGCATTCTGGTGATCTTCCATGCATGGAGATGCGAAACCAGGAGCTCGGTGGAGTTGCAGAAATTTTCTTTGATTGGATACATTCAAAAGGAATTGGCAACAAGAATTGCCTGTCTGCAGCGTGCCAGCTTGCCGCTTGGCCTGTTGAAGCTTCTCATTCAAGGTATCTTCCTTAACAGCCGTCTTTACCATCGCCAAATCTATCTCCATTAGCTTCAAAACCCAGCACAGTTCAGTCACCATTCGCTCCTCCACTTTCCCTTCATCCACCAGCACTTGTGCTCTTCTCTAGCTCTCTCTGCTACTATTTCTACAACTTTCACCAACAGCGCGGTGGAGCCATACTCTCTCTCCATCAGCTACTCCAACTTCTCCAGAAAGTCCATTATCACGTACCCTTTTGGCTTCTCCAGTGGAATAAGTTTGGTTCTCTTCCACCCTATCTCGAAGTTCGGAGGCTCGGGTTTCACCAGCCCGGCAGTTGATTTCCTGTCCCTTATTATCTCTGTTCTTCTACGCTTTTCGATGGGGGAACTGTTCTGCATTGGTGGTGGTTTCAGGGCCTGGATTTGGAAACTGATCAGACTCAGGAGTGGAGCTGGAGAAGGTTGTGAAATTTGTTGATGAAGGGTTCGAATTTGATGTGCAGTGGAGGGGAAATTGGTCAAGGCGTATGGGGCTGTAAGGATTTAGCTTGGGATGGACAATACTTTTCTTGGTTTCATTCCAAGGTCCACAGCTGGTTCGGAAAAAGGgcttttttcataaataaaaaaaaatcatatcatattaatatAGATAAAATGATAGATTTGTAACTTGTGATTAAGTAGTTTATAACTAAGGTATTGGGAAACCAAAATGTTATATTGACATCGAGTGATTTGATtgaataaagaattaaaaaaatgaatttcaaatgttatCGTTGAAtactgttaaaaatatttaaatgaatttatatttcaCTTGAATTTTATGCATCAAAACAAGCCAACTAATCATGGTATTTTCTATGGCAGATTCATACATGGATAACaactattaaaaattaaataataattatattgcaTTAAAAAGGTATGCAATGTGAGGTTCGGGATTGAAGATGGCGGGAGGTGATCATCGGTGTCATGTGGTTGCATGGACAATGAGCAGCTTCAGACATGCTTCTAGGCGAAtgaaacatgaatgaaccgatctcacATCAGAATGAGAGTGATTTCAAAACTGTTCAAGTATCAGATTGTGTAATTGAGAAatgcttaaaatatttgatatgtactacttaTATCAAGaatgtgcatcttcttttcgctAACTCATAATATAAGAACTCCAAAATTAAGAATGTTTGACTTTGGACAATTCTGGAATGAGTGATCCTATGAAATTTCGCATTATTTATAGTATAATAATTAACTcggaaattaaaaaaaaaaaagaaatgtaaAGCCCAATACTTTGATGTATTGGGTTACAGGGACTATTTTATTGTGCCCAAGCCCGGGAAACTCGCTCTAGATTACTGCCACGTTTGCTTTGATTTTAGGCTAAGCAGAATATAAAAACTCATTTATTATGCCTCTTCTCTGAAGCCCCAAATTTCCTGTTCAGGTGATCTCTCGATTCCATCTGCATCGCAATTTGGGATCGATCTTTTGTTTTAATTGCGATATGAATCGGAGATTGGATTCCTATTCAATTTTATTATGCACCTCGCATTAATTAAGGTGTATGTAAAtggatgaattttttttgttccgTGCTTCGATGTCCTTCGATCTGTTAAATTTATCATGCTCTAAtcatttttgttgttgttgtggAGATTTTAGTTTGAATCTGTTCATACGAGTCACTTTATGCGTGCTTCTAAAATCCAGGACATGTTAACTAGTTTTATGCAGCAACTCTTCGtatatttcttgttttcttgaaaTCTAGGTTTCAGCCTTGCGCTGCTGGCTCTTTGCCCCCGTAAATTTTACTTCTGTTTTAAGTTTCCTATTCTAATGAATTGTGTGCGTAAAAAATGGTTAAAAATTTCTGTACTAGTCTTTTGTTCAGGTTCTGAATGTGAGGGAGCTTATTGGAGTTCATGAATTTGTTTGTCTGCGTGGACAGTCTGATTCATTGCCAGTCTTGTTTTGTGCTGGCCAAAGAGGGCACTTTTTCACATCTCTCATTCGTGGATTCTGAAGGACTTCCTTAATTCCTCAATCTAGAAACTTCTCTAAAGCTAACAATCGCTTATTTATCTGCATAATTCACTCTGAAGCACGACGTCTAATGCTTACCCGACTTTCTTTTACTGATCTCAATTTCTATGTGGGATGATTTTGTTGACTAATTTGTGGTTCGTGTTTCTATCTTTAATTGGGTCCAATGATTTGAATCCAGTTTCAGGAAATTCTGTCAACTCGTTTATCAATACATCAACCAAGTTtcatgtctgattttgacatccAGACTCCTGCTTTTGGTATACTTCTACTACTCATTTGTTTTTGTTGAAGCTATTATAGTTCCTATGATGATTTGAAAAATGGAATTTAAGTTGATTGAGAAATAATAATGTtggtaaatattatttaataaagaaTGGGAAGTGATGTGATTTTCTATTGCTAGATTTAGAGAGATTAGAAATCCTTCCTTTTCGTATCTGACTTGATATTCTCCTAATGGCCAGACCCTTTTGCTGATGCAAATGCTGAGAATTCTGGTGCTGGGTCAAAGGACTACGTTCATGTTCGCGTACAGCAGCGGAATGGTCGGAAAAGCCTAACAACTGTGCAGGGTTTGAACAAAGAGTTCAGCTATAACAAAATCTTGAAGGATCTCAAGAAAGAGTTTTGCTGCAATGGAACTGTTGTTCAGGACCCAGAACTAGGCCAGGTTTTGTTTAttctaattttctttcttttacttCACTCTAGCCCTTTCATTCTATTCAAAAGAGGTTTTCCCTATGAAGGTTATTCAACTCCAAGGTGATCAGCGGAAGAACGTTTCTTCCTTTCTTATTCAGGTGATTGATTACTCGTAGTTTATTCATCATATTATCTGCTAGCATGAAAATGTGCTAgtcaaaatcataattttaatttatcaaaactGAGTTAGGAGACAGACATTAATAATTAGGCAATTGTAGAGTGTCTGAGAAAGCACTCTACTCCTTCATGTGTAGcaaaacaaattatttgatgCATAAGACTATTTACTGTATCTCTGAACCTCTGAAGCTTGTATGTCAAtgatcttatctttctaatctTCGATCTTATGAACAGGCTGGGATCGTGAAAAAGGAGCATATCAAAATTCATGGTTTTTGAGTTCCAGCCTTTGCCTTTTTGCTCTGGACGTTGGATACTGTGTCGGAGCTGAAGATGATATGTGCAGATACTTTAAATTCAGTTGTGTGCCAgtgatcttttaaaaaatttatttattactaCGTTTTAAGTTCTTTTAGTTTCCCTATGTCACGCGCGATGTTGACGGCACTTTTCTCTGTGTTTATGTGGCTTTATTATCGGTATCCATTGTATGGATTAACTCAgtcttttatttttgataaaGCATCTACAGCATTTATGGTTGAATTTGTAGGCTTCCACTCATTCATAGGTAAACATTAAATGTCATTTTAatcacaaaatctattttgatacaaattttattttaaaacattatgattttttcattaaatacaaaatctacCTTCGACTCATTTAATTCAAATCTTACacaaaaaaagaatattttcgaaatattttttttatttttcatatgttaattactatattttatttaatatatatttaattatgaataatgtttatattatataatcaatattatattattactaaatttataataaaaaacaaaaaaaaacaaatttaataataaaaagcaaatttataataaaaaaatgaaaatgtcTGCGCCAAAATAGCGCAGCCTCCATTGGAAGATAATGGGCTGCACCAAAACTGCAGCATTAGAGATGCTCTAAACCCCTTTTTCTGTACGACGAAGAACGTGATATGGATTCATTTTAATGTCTGGCTACGGACGATCAAGCATGATTTTCGGAGATTCAGAcatttataaaccgtcaaatttggtattcaaatttcaagatgggatataatattttaaatctaattatcaaacatttacatgttttttaattttaaaaattaaaaaacaaaactgTTCCTCTTTGCgacaataaaaaaatctatcGCACGAAGATTATGTTGGATTTGGTGGTAGTTTTGATGTAAGCCACTCGTTTTAGCACTGTGATATCCTCACCTACTACAATCAAAGTGGTGGGGACGCTTTAAATCAAATCATGTCCCCATAACAAATTTAATAACTATTCTTTTGATCATGTAAACAATGAGCGGGATTTGAAGTAGATAACCAAACTATATGATAGACAAGGTACagactatataatataaatacaaaGTATGTAACATGGCTCATTTTTATTTCCCTCGACTCGATAGCTCAGTTTTTTGTTTGTATTCAGATCATCTCCgaccacaaaatctattttagtacaaattttacattaaaatagtGCGATTTATGCACCAAATATAACATCCATCTCCAatcaatttaattcaaatcttacaccaaaaaaaatattctcgaaatattctttttattttacatatattaattattatattttatttaatatatttttaattaattttgcgCAGAGAAGGAGGTTTCGACAGCATTGGCTGCACAAAAATGGTGTTTTACCTGTATTATTATACCTTACTTTGGCTGTCTTTCCTTGTGTGACTTGCATTATTAGGGTATGTAATGATACACGTGCCCATGGTGTATACCCATGCGGGGCCATTATTTCAATAATGCTAAAACTTTAGGGTCGAGGCTCGTATACCCATGCGTAATACTCCAATTCTTCATTATTCCAGAGGCAAATAAGGACACGTGTTTTTTCATGCAGGTCCACATgttcattaattatttataatattttaattaaaaatgtatatataaatttataaatttaatttaaaaaattgattaaacaaaacacatataaaataatatgaattgaaacaaactcaaaaaattatttattcatcCACACACTATTCTCCTAATTAACTTATAATCATTTCATTATAAACCAATTAATTGTCatattagttatataaatatatgcatCGAATTATTCTATTTACGTTATTTCAACTCTaaatttctcatatttatatgaTACAACGACAATTCATATCGAACACTATTTGtctatatttgaataataaaaagacaaacaatattacataagaTAACAACATTCAATCGCACATATCGAAATATTTTTAGTAATGAAGACaatttattaaagaaaaataatgtgGGTGAATgaactcaaaaataaaatatattatattttttcattcaaaCTAGTCGTTTATTGAATTTGTTTAGTtaatgtttgattattttaatatcattgtATATGTATGTAAGAATAACTCTATAAATACAACTAAATTGTCATGACATTATTGTTATAATTAAGTACTATTTgataaaaacataattatagagatacttaaataaaatagaatcaATGAGAgggattaaaataattaatcattcaatttatttttatttaatattacaaTTAGTGAGAAAAAACtaatgaaaaatttattgattttccAAGTATCTATAGGTACTTATGATTCAAATTTagtaattattttattgataatatttaaatttcacaattaaattttggatataaaatattatatttgttcatgcatttaaaaattaataatttgacaaaataaatttaaattttttttattaaatataaatttcctttcaattcatttatttaatttaaaagtaataatgataattttacatttttttgattttttttgtatatttaatttagaaaatTCTTTTAGATGACTCTCCATTCAATACATTCAGATAATTATCGCGAAtctttcatatatataattttaaaattttttaaaaaaattaattatttttaataatccaTTGAGTTTATTCAAATGATAGAGAAATAACCAAATAAacaacataattattttaatttataatttaaatgaaagtccaagaaaattattaaaataaaaaaataatttataccAATACTGAGTAAATTtaatactatttttttaaattagctcaaacatttaaaaacatggaGATAACTTACTATGTTACATACAaactaaaatataaatacaacTTAACTTTGTTTTCTCACACCCTTTACAATTGTAAACTGTTTCCATAATCCACATTTTTATAGATATATAGAATgaaataaaatgttttttaaaaatgaaatagaaTACAATTATAATGAAAGAAATGTAacaaaagaaagtaaaaaaaaaaaaaaacaaagtcgTAATCTTAAAATGTGGCTAAtttgtattaattattaattaatacaaaaaatgtGAAAGTACCACGTGTGTTACTTGATAATGAGAGAAGTAAGTATGTCAAAGATAATTAAGTCGGTTCAGAATTGAAAAATGCATCGATCATCAACAATTttatatctattatctattattatatataaatatgtgactttatatatgaattttcatttgtctccttattaattgtttgCTTTACATTAATTGCTTATTTTAAGTGTGTCTTTTCATTCtacttattcatattttaaatatatgtgattattaatatttaatttttttatttttattcacattataatatgttatttttatccaatgatatcttttcattatgtaaattagtatttggtttttttatgcatacccacattataatatgttatttttaatccaatgatttagattttttatttatcttttcattttgtaaattaaattaattaaagtttagaaataactcattatcgaattgtgaattttctttggtatcttattaattttttttccatgttTTCAAGTGACAGTTTGccagaatttatgtgtttaaattaaatttttttgcaaccgaaatttttttgttgtttatatttataaattatttaaataaaacacagtacaagatcgttgtgatttgaGCTGTCAATTTAGGTTGGGTCTGTCGGTTTGGCCTACACAGCCAAACAGTTTaagtgagttgggttgaaattttgtcgactcatttaaaAGTGAGCTTAAATGAGCTCGCacgattttatattaaatatctatatatataatattatcaattttcaatcattaattcttgatataaaatgaaaaatatcagtttgatttcaaattagtgatgttactatcttgtccaaaaGTTGTGGGTTTTTGAGACATTTTGGCAGTCACTCAAAAATGAGTGTCAAAGTGgcatttgagttgtatttttggattcctgacaatatgttcgtcaacatattatttttaagttagttttatcagtattgtgagaggtaaatatgtttattacaatatataaatattatcatctctttaaattaatattcactttcatgtttgacatattatggatcttggtaaaatgaggaataataaattcaaacaaacgaatacacaaaaGTCTAAAGCGAAACAATAATTATATGGTAgcggaaattaatatataaatttttagtgaatttattgATGTTAAGATGTacaacaaatcttatatcataatatataaattttcaaccttataaatgaaataaatcaaacatatatgaaatatacaaaattttattacatatacaatcaagtaatttattataattgtattttattctacaagaattcttgtcaaactcagtgattgtggatttaatatctactaaatcagcaaactaaagagcgCGTTAgttaaactaattgagtaatcacatattcttgaatttcctaattaattttttatcttgataatttatttcatttaatattttaaattataaaacaacgtttctataactaaagacacatttttttaaaatgttcataaggactcaatcactaGCTCATATGGAAAATATTTATCGATATActatattaaaaacattctaattaattcaacgcatttgctgaaaattttctaattaattaagaaaatttcatttacaataatcatatttaatctttttgggctaaaaccatttattttgtaagatgttcatcgcaattctttatttgt
Proteins encoded in this window:
- the LOC140987209 gene encoding protein translation factor SUI1 homolog isoform X1; the protein is MHLALIKFQEILSTRLSIHQPSFMSDFDIQTPAFDPFADANAENSGAGSKDYVHVRVQQRNGRKSLTTVQGLNKEFSYNKILKDLKKEFCCNGTVVQDPELGQVIQLQGDQRKNVSSFLIQAGIVKKEHIKIHGF
- the LOC140987209 gene encoding protein translation factor SUI1 homolog isoform X2, producing MSDFDIQTPAFDPFADANAENSGAGSKDYVHVRVQQRNGRKSLTTVQGLNKEFSYNKILKDLKKEFCCNGTVVQDPELGQVIQLQGDQRKNVSSFLIQAGIVKKEHIKIHGF